The Apium graveolens cultivar Ventura chromosome 3, ASM990537v1, whole genome shotgun sequence sequence ATTTTATCCTCCTACTACTAATCATTAGGATCTTAAAAGAATCGCCATGTTAATAAATTCACTTAAACCAGTTGATGCATAACGTTGCACCAGTATATGCAAAAAAAATACAATAGTACACAAAGATATAAGATGTTGAAATTCTTAGTTTTTAAATATACACCGGTAGCATGACAAGATTATTGAAAACAAAAAGAGATTAAAACAAGATAAATTGAATGCAACAATCCACAAAATATCTTACATTTACTGGGCGATCACCGAGTATCACCTTGCCTCCATATTTCATAGCTTCTTCATATGCCACACGAAATTCAGAACCAGGAAAAACCTCAAGCTTACTCGCGACCTATATAACACAAACAAGCAAGAAAATTTAAAATTCGGAATACAAAATAAGTATGGTTTTGGCATGTTTCTTCTTATCAAACGTATGATCATTATTGTGAGAAATATAGAAATAACATAAGGGAACATATTATTTCAGTACAGCTTTAAACTTCATACTACACCTTAGCGAGAAACCAGCTGTAGAGAATTCCAAAGGCATTACTTTTCTTCTTCTTCCACTGGTCTATCATGTCTCCAACTGTAGGTACCTGGTGAACTAAACATGAGTACATGTTAAAAAAAAAGGTAACAAGTTAATATAATGCTTATTAATCTTCATAGAATTTCCTACCTTCCAGTAAGACTATCCATACAACTTAAGGAACAAAATCAAGGCGTTTGATTCACCAAATACTTTATAATATGACATCTATATCCAACCTCCAAACTAAAAAAACATGAAATGTAACTAAGACTGTAAAACACCAGTATGGTTCATCCACATGAGGACATAATTGAAAGCCTAACCTAAGAAAATAACAAGCAACCGTTACGCCTTCATATGACAATATGATGTGACAAgacaaattaaaagtaaatatatcTCCTATAGGAGTATATATGTTCGTCTTTCCACCATCAGCACAGCGCCTCAGACACAAGACAATATAGCGAGAGTGGGAAGAGTTCAAGAAATAGAGAGACAGATTGAGAATCTTATATTACGAGCACAAACCTTTAGATTCTGAGGCGCAAGTATGGATACCCGACTTGCACATAACTCCAAAAAGACAACCTATTCTCCACACATTTACAAGTGAAGGCCAGTTCAGAAACTCATACAATGAAAAAGCAGGAAGCAGGTCTAAGCCCGCTAAAAAACCTTGTATCAAAAGATGTTTACAGGCTATAACATACCTGTGGTTGTAAAAATTTAATTACAGCTTCAACTTCTTGGCAGGATTCCTGCAATACAAATTCCAAAACTGTTCAGTACTGCATATGATGATAAGTCTACGTATTATCATCTAACTCAATATTGTCGTGCATTCCATATTTAGATTTTATGGTTAAATTCTGAGACTATGAAAAGTTTTAAAACCTACAGGAGGATGAAGACATGTTTAACACTGGATAATCATCCTTTGTCTCGATAGTCTCACCTCCAAAAATGAAAAGGAGAGTCCATTTTAACAAGTTTGTTTTTCATAGAAAATAGATTCAATTTTAAAATAGGATGACTAGAACACAAGCACAAGCCCCCGAGGATCTTCAACAAGCAAAAGCATAAAAAAACAGGCAATTGGGAGGGTATAAAAACTCACTCATATTGGATATTCTAGTAGGAACCCAGAATGAATCAATAAACAATTTGCTCTAATACCAAAAATTGTAAacaataaaattacaaaaaaaaaggGTTCTGCGGCCAATAAAAACGCCATTTTTTCAACGTCAGataaaataaaagcaataatGTAAATGTCCTAGCCTTTACTCACAATCCCCTAATCCCTTTAACTTGAAGTCTTGAACAGAACCAAAAAATGCACTAGCAGAATTTGATGCAGAAACTTTTTCCTAAACCTGGTTGCCTTTAAATGACTGTAATTAATTCAAAATAGCCAAAACAATTGTTCATTCAGAGGCAGGCCAAATTCAGATCTCAAAAAGTTATAAAGTCGAAGGTATGAGGCCAACAGCTCGAAACCGGAGTAGGTTGATTTGGAAATGCTTTAGGGAGAACGAAAACAAAGTCCAAATTTGGTGCATCCTGTTATAATCCATTActcaattaaaaataataataagtcCAACAAATATACTACCCTCTGCCCCATAACTTTTGCAGTCGACTTCACGAATTTAAAGACATAGAAAACACACATGCACATATATAATGAAAAAAAATGCAAATGTTTAAGATTCAAATTTTAATAGGAAAAAAAGAGCTTGAATAATAACATGTGCAAGTATTATGTGCAAAGGTAAAGAATTCTCTAATCGTAACAATTCGTCAACCAGAGGACTTTAAAATCCATATTTCCACAATCAGCTCAAAACCATGGCTGTAGAATTAGACCAAGCTCCTGCTTACGATTAATCTTGCAATTCAAATAACATTCTATATGCCTCAGTTAAACTAAACTTAAAGACCATACTATAGTTATATCTTCCAGAACGTTAATCAAAATAGTCCAGCCTAGCACTTCAGTTAATACTTGTAATTTGTATATTTTAACCAAAGCTCATGATCAATCGCATTCTATTTACCAGCTTCAAAATACTAATTTTCAAGTTCTTTACCTTTTTAACAATCAAATTTTCAAATCATAAAAGAAATTATCATCCATCAAACATTAACAATCAAATAATACAACTTATAAAAAATACTATCATCCATCGAACACCAAAGAAACGAATAAATACACTCCAAATTCCTCAAATTCTTATAGAATCAAACGGATACAGAGAAACAAACATAAATTACCAAAATAAGCATACGAGAGAAATCCGTACACTCAATTTTCAAACAATTCACCTACTAGCTCCGAATTCTCTAGGTTTTACACAATCAAATGCTTCAATTTCAATTTATTACACATACATCACACACAGAACAAAGTACAAACCTAACAATTCCTCCAAAATCCTCAACATCATATACAATTCAAAAACAAACAAATTAAAATCACGCACTATAGGACTCAATTATCCACAATTCCCCTACTAGCTCCAAATTCTCTAGGTTTTACATAATCAAATGCTCCAATTTAATTATCACACAAACATCACACACTAGACAAAGTAATAAACCTATCAATTCCTCGAAAATCCTCCAAACATTACGTACAAGGAACTCAATTATCGAACAGTTCACCTACTACCTCCAAATTCTCTAGGTTTTACACAATCAAATGCTCCAATTCAATTATCAAACAAAGTAATAAACCTAAAAACTCCTCAAAAAAACTCGAAACATTACGTACCAGAGAAACATGAGCAGTTCCGATAAGATACACAACGCATTCACCGCCTTCAACTGAACTCTCACACGTGAGTTTCACCACACTTTTACACATCTCCTCCGGCAACACTGCTTTCGAACTCTCGCTACTACGAGCACTCTCCTCATCGACATCGACGTATTCATTATCAACAGACGCTACGCTGCGATCTGATCCTTCGTCGATTGCGTTGGAAGCATCGGATTCTGGTTGAGTTGGTTCCGGATCGATCACCGACATTTTACACGCCGGAGGAAATTGCGGTGGCGTTACGGCGGTGGAGAGGCGGCGATGACGGTGTGAATTGGATAGAGATGTGTATGAGTGGCGGGGTGTTGTACGGGGGAAACGTATATAAGAACGAGTTGAACGAGTTTGACTCAGTGAGTTGATTAAGTTCAGTCTCGGTTTTAGAGTGATCATGCTTGATGTGAGCTAAACTTAAATTTGGATTGCATACTTGATTTTTCGAATTAAAATTCTGTTttggttttaatttaatttagTACCTCTTAAATATATATTAGAAATTGTATTATTTCGACTTGTAAATTATTATTCTGTTTAATTATCCACATTTTTGGATGATAAATAATTTACTCAAAAAAAAAAATTCGTCAAAAATTTACTCAAAAAAAGATTAGCCGTTTCTCAATCACAAAATTTTAATTATCATGATattcatattatttaattgaaaTTTGAAATATAAGCAACATACATTCTTTTTTTTATAGTAGTCAACCCGCAGAAATTTGAAATATAAGCAACATACATTCTTTTTTTGTATAGTAGCCAACCCGCAGCCGCTACACGCGGGTAATCCCTACGGCCTCACGCAAAACCCGTAAACCACGTGAAATAAGATAACAGACTCTTTAAATTAGTCAACATTAGTCAACATGAAGAAAGGTAAATTAAGAATGAAATGGCAAAATTAAGATCATGGATCTGATGAAGCATGATTACTGTTGTTCCTCCGAACATTTAGGACACCGGCAACTGAAACCATAGTCGGCAAGAGATGCTTGTCTCTCTTCGAGTGGAAGATCTTCATCTATATATGATATTGTTATCTGGCATTCAAAATACAAGCATGATGTAGATTAAGTATACAAAAAAAACCTCCAATTCCATTTATAATTTACCAAGGTAATATAGTAGAATCTAGAGCCACAGATTGCGCAAGTACCTCTTCTCCTTTGTGAATGGGTCTGAGAGCAATAATTGTTGCTTGCCCATCCCTGTCCTGCAATTTCAAGCCTTAAAAATCAGAGATCATGGGAAAAACCGGTGAAGGACAGAAATCGATCTGACTGACTACACGTATATGCAACATATCCTGAGGTAGAAGCTCTACTCAAATTGAAGCAGAAGATAGTAAGAATTAGAGTTAAAAGAACCAAAAGTTTCTTTTCAGTGTTATTTCTTCATTGAAAAGGTTCAGTGAAATCTGACAAGTTATATCAGTTTAATCTTACAAGGGCAATAAATAACGCTAGTTCAGCTGACACCAGTATTTCTGATTGCTAAGGATGCAGGAGCAAACTTTACATTCATAAACTACTTTGTCAACTTAATATGATGGGAACATTTTTCACATGTGATTACATTGGTGGATATTGATACAAAAGGAACTTAGAGTTGTAATAGTTCATGAATACGCCATATCTAAGCTTTCTTTAGATTGGAAAATTGATAATTTCATACAAACTAGGCATCAAAAAGAAAGAACGGTAGAAACTTATCTTAACTTAGTAGATGGTCAGTTATTAACTGGCATCAACTAATTACCAAAAGAAAAACTTGCCCCATATCTATTCAGGGTATAACAGAGATTCATGAAAAAGGGACAAGCTAGAAGATCAGACATGCAGCTATGAGCAATTACCAAAAGAAAGGCTTGCCCCATATCTATTCAGGGTATAACAGAGATTCATGAAAAAGGGACAAGCTGTTAGATCAGACATGCAGCTATGAGCACAACTTCATCTTAGACGAACGCCTAAAATATTTCTTTAGGGGATTGAACTTGACAAAGTTACAGCTTACAAATACATTCAAGCATAGTATACCTGCTCTCGCTTAAATGCTTTTGCATTAGGAAGACAGGAATGGTTCATACAACTCTGCAAAGGAAAAAATGCAGTGCCTGATACAGAACAATTATCAAATTAGCCATTTCTCTATTTCTTTAAGTACAACAGTATGTTAAAAATATGATCGAATTGCAAGTATGTAACTTGGCATCCTATTGACAAAGAACACGaataaaaatcaatttcaaaTTAGCAAGCACCATGCTGGGCAGGGAAACAAACATGTAATGGTAGTAAAAGAAACACTTTGTTACTCAACAAATATCCAAATACCGAAACAGTTATTTAAATAAACCACATGATTTCACAAAGATAGAAAAGTAAGACATAAGTTTTTTTATTCGCacaaaatttagattttataccTTGACAGCAAACTGAATAGTCATCACCAAGAGCATTTAGAAAAGGCTTTGTTACTTGCTCAGCCTTTTTCTGCCACATTTGCAAGTCTAAGAAACATATTCTGAAGGGAACAAACAGTGAAGACAAAGCACCACAAAACATGTTCTCTAACCTTTTCAGATTCTGGTAGTTCATTTACGTACAAGAAATAATCCTCCACTGGGGATGCTACAACCAAATCACTGTCACAGAATTATTTAAACAATTATTAAAGAACGGGTATAGTAGAGCAGACCGAAGATTCTTCAGAAAGCTCATTATACAATTACAAGATTcaaaaaatcattaaaaatccTTGATATATTAAAAGCACAACATGGTTTAAAACTGACATACTTACAGGTTATTCAGCTCAAACATGCCAATAAGATTTCCATAAATTTCAAGCGAAAATACTTGGAAACTCAGAAGTTAAGGACTGGAAGTCATTGGAAAGGAGACGAGGATTGTGATACATGCATCAGTAAATAGCGAACTAATTAACAGGTGCAAGGATACATAGCTCACACTCCTTGTCAAAAATAGCTTCCTTCAATAATTCTAGTGACTggtaaaaacaaaaacaaaatcagTTGGTCAGTTGTGGAAGGTGGAAAATATTGTGTGGTACCATCATCTTAAACAACCAATACATGATGCACGTGAAAGATACATAATTCAACACCATGCCATAGTAGTTATAGACTAATATGTTGAAAGAAAATAGTTTGCATGAATATTCTCTTTTATGAACTAACCGTGAATGCCAGCTGCCTAATCTGCATTCTAAATGCAGCTTCATCACATGAATCAACATCGTCTGGCAAAGCCATACAATCCCACCAACTAAAAACAAATGCAAGAACTTCTTAGTATACTGTACGTTAGACCATTATGAAAAAGAAAATAAACAGATATTCTTAAGGTAAAAGAAGACAACGAACACTTTCTAGATAAACATAGCAGAACAAGTTTTTAATCAACTTCACATTCATTAGCAACTCGTTCTGTTCAATTCAGTGAAATTATGGTAATGCTTTAGTACGGGTTGAATAACAACAACATTAATTGGCTTCAGAAGTAGTTTTACAAACAATTAATGCGCCTAATCATTATACAGaggaatttatataaatatttttggtGTTAAACATAGTTTTGATGTTTGATCCACAAAATGGACTGTTGAGATAAACTGAAACAGTTGAGCGGCACAAATTTTATTATTGGGTAAGACCAAGTATGTTATAGAAATTCTTTCGTCGCCTTACAAGAAATATTTTTCATCAGAAATTGAATTCTCATAGTTGAGCATTTGTAGGATTAGGACCGATCAAGGAAGTACCTTCTCTTATATCCCATTGATATAGGCTTCCATGCCTCAAGAAGCATATGGTAATCACAATTGTCTGAAAATTCAGAACATGCACGCTTTCCGTTTTCTTTTAGTTTAGCTGCTTTCAATTTTCTATACTTTAGTATGGTCGAAACAATTGCCTACAATACAATAAGAAACTCAGTTTGTTGATCAATACAATTAACAGACACCATAATAAAAAGGAGCATGATATCATATTTCTCTATTTATGTGAGAACCTACAAAATAAACTTCAATTGTATGATTATCTCTTGTTTACTTGGCTTATATTTACAGTCGTCATGTTGATTTTTTTTCTTCAGAAGCGTGCCAAGAACTAAACATGCTTATTCCGCAAAAAAACTCTTTAGATGGAATCATTAAAATCTGAAGATATACACATAGATATACCCAAAACTTTGTACCCGCCGTAATAGTACACTTGTAACCGggaataataaattttaaaaacatTTCTTCACAAGCAAGCTAACGAACAAGTAGATTACTGCCAACAATAGAAATTATTGGCAttaaagaaaaaggaaaaagtaGTGATGACATATTAAGGTGATAAATACCTTGGCAGCAAGAAGAAATATATCATTTGTTTCTGCAAAAGATAACAGAAATGAGTTTTAATCGAATGTTAAGAATAACTTGACTCCGCGGAAAACCACAAGGTATCAAAGCCTTACCATTAGCATGTTCTATAAAAGCCACCATTGCTTCCTTGTGTCTTGACTTCGATTCTGTTCCAGTACAAAGTAAAGAGTGGAACATATCCCAGTCAGCCTCCATACATAGCTTGCTACAAAATACCAGCACGACAATGAGATATTTAGAAAATCACACTATTGTGCTATAATAGACCAACAATTTGCATATGCAACAACTAAAGGGATATAAAATACATATACCCGCCTACTATACCACACTAAACTGGACCTATAAACAGAAAAAAAAACTTAGAACACGTCTGAACTTACCAACATAAAGACTGAAAGATTAGAATGTATTAAGCATCTAAAACCATAAATTCATTTTATAACAGATGCTAGTAAAACGTAGTGGAAAAACACAGGCATTAGTAAAATACTAATATAGGTAGCTCATAGCTCAAACACTAGTCCAGCAGTAAGATAATGTAAGCTGAAATTTGTAATGGTTGTCGTAAATAGCAAGGACATAAAGTTTAAGGAATTGAGGATTGAGATAGGTTTTATAAAATGGAGGAATGGTAACATTCAAACAAATGTACTGGGAACATAAGACCCTCACCTGCAATAGGAACCTTCACTACATCCACCTCGACATGGAACGACCAATGGCTGAGGGAACGTTGTGGAGTAGGGTAATACTAACTCTTCATGCATCAACGAGTGCACTACTTCCATGGGAAGCGGTATTTTAACAGAACTGCTAGAACCACATTCACCCAAGTTCTGGCAGTCTGCTATGTCAGAATTTGCCGCATCATCCGATGAGTCAGATCCATTCCCAGCTTTTGCAACTGACGTTGTTCCCTCATCACATTCATGGTTTGTGGATACTCCTAGATTTTGCAGATAGAGCTTCCTTCCAATTTGGTGCTCTATCGAACTGATGAATCGATAACAAAAACTACATACAAAACAGTCGATCTGCAGCATCAAAAGTTAATGAAATGCATGAGAAACAATGCAAGCAACCCATCTAAACAGAAACAATAAAAACAAAAGAACAAGGTCCGACAAGTGTAACAACAAACAACTATGATATGTATAAACCAAACCTTATTTGCAAAATGTTGGACTCCGAAAAGCATTTGGTCTTTCAATATAAGGTCCCCTTCTTCAAAATCCAAGTCAGCATAGACACCTGCAATTTCATTATCCTCATCACAATGCATTTGACGATGCAACgcaacaaaataattaataacacGCGTAAAAAAATCTTACAAAACGG is a genomic window containing:
- the LOC141711510 gene encoding histone-lysine N-methyltransferase ATXR2 — translated: MESICPIDTKYAQQIADFLTPPSAQQVEEYFEQLIASRKCLGIKVKPNSEYGKGVYADLDFEEGDLILKDQMLFGVQHFANKIDCFVCSFCYRFISSIEHQIGRKLYLQNLGVSTNHECDEGTTSVAKAGNGSDSSDDAANSDIADCQNLGECGSSSSVKIPLPMEVVHSLMHEELVLPYSTTFPQPLVVPCRGGCSEGSYCSKLCMEADWDMFHSLLCTGTESKSRHKEAMVAFIEHANETNDIFLLAAKAIVSTILKYRKLKAAKLKENGKRACSEFSDNCDYHMLLEAWKPISMGYKRSWWDCMALPDDVDSCDEAAFRMQIRQLAFTSLELLKEAIFDKECELLFSLEIYGNLIGMFELNNLDLVVASPVEDYFLYVNELPESEKKKAEQVTKPFLNALGDDYSVCCQGTAFFPLQSCMNHSCLPNAKAFKREQDRDGQATIIALRPIHKGEEITISYIDEDLPLEERQASLADYGFSCRCPKCSEEQQ
- the LOC141711509 gene encoding uncharacterized protein LOC141711509 isoform X1 translates to MITLKPRLNLINSLSQTRSTRSYIRFPRTTPRHSYTSLSNSHRHRRLSTAVTPPQFPPACKMSVIDPEPTQPESDASNAIDEGSDRSVASVDNEYVDVDEESARSSESSKAVLPEEMCKSVVKLTCESSVEGGECVVYLIGTAHVSLESCQEVEAVIKFLQPQVVFLELCASRVSILAPQNLKVPTVGDMIDQWKKKKSNAFGILYSWFLAKVASKLEVFPGSEFRVAYEEAMKYGGKVILGDRPVNITLGRTWGKLPLWHKLKLLYSLLFQAILLPSAEDLTRMLKEMDDVDMLTLVIQELSKEFPTVMETLVHERDKYMSSRLLKVANEHSSVVAVVGKGHLQGIKKHWKQPVELNDLLAMPSRKGAISAAKILQTIGVTVAGVAIVSGLYLSSKK
- the LOC141711509 gene encoding uncharacterized protein LOC141711509 isoform X2, with the translated sequence MITLKPRLNLINSLSQTRSTRSYIRFPRTTPRHSYTSLSNSHRHRRLSTAVTPPQFPPACKMSVIDPEPTQPESDASNAIDEGSDRSVASVDNEYVDVDEESARSSESSKAVLPEEMCKSVVKLTCESSVEGGECVVYLIGTAHVSLESCQEVEAVIKFLQPQVVFLELCASRVSILAPQNLKVPTVGDMIDQWKKKKSNAFGILYSWFLAKVASKLEVFPGSEFRVAYEEAMKYGGKVILGDRPVNITLGRTWGKLPLWHKLKLLYSLLFQAILLPSAEDLTRMLKEMDDVDMLTLVIQELSKEFPTVMETLVHERDK